A genomic segment from Panthera tigris isolate Pti1 chromosome A1, P.tigris_Pti1_mat1.1, whole genome shotgun sequence encodes:
- the SPRY4 gene encoding protein sprouty homolog 4, producing the protein MEPPIPQSVPLTPSSVMVQPLLDSRMPHGRLQHPLTILPIDQMKTSHVENDYIDNPGLVPPIGPKRTRGGAPELAPTPARCDQDVTHHWISFSGRPSSVSSSSSTSSDQRLLDHMAPPPVADQASPRAVRIQPKAIHCKPLDLKGPAVPPELDKHFLLCEACGKCKCKECASPRTLPSCWVCNQECLCSAQTLVNYGTCMCLVQGIFYHCTNEDDEGSCADHPCSCSRSNCCARWSFMGALSLVLPCLLCYLPATGCVKLAQRGYDRLRRPGCRCKHTNSVICKAAAGDAKASRPDKSF; encoded by the coding sequence ATGGAGCCCCCGATCCCACAGAGCGTCCCCTTGACTCCCAGCTCAGTCATGGTCCAGCCCCTACTTGACAGCCGCATGCCCCACGGCCGCCTCCAACACCCACTCACCATCCTCCCCATCGACCAGATGAAGACCAGCCACGTGGAGAATGACTACATAGACAACCCCGGCCTGGTGCCCCCCATTGGCCCGAAGCGGACCCGGGGTGGGGCCCCAGAGCTGGCCCCGACGCCGGCCCGCTGTGACCAGGACGTCACCCACCACTGGATCTCCTTCAGCGGGCGCCCCAGCTCtgtgagcagcagcagcagcacgtCCTCTGACCAGCGTCTCTTAGACCACATGGCACCACCGCCCGTGGCCGACCAGGCCTCCCCCAGGGCTGTGCGCATCCAGCCCAAGGCCATCCACTGCAAGCCACTGGACCTCAAGGGCCCAGCAGTCCCACCGGAGCTGGACAAGCACTTCTTGCTGTGCGAGGCCTGTGGGAAGTGTAAGTGCAAGGAGTGTGCATCACCCCGGACACTGCCCTCCTGCTGGGTCTGCAACCAGGAGTGCCTGTGCTCAGCCCAGACCCTGGTCAACTACGGCACCTGCATGTGCCTGGTGCAAGGCATCTTCTACCACTGTACCAATGAGGACGACGAGGGCTCCTGCGCTGAccacccctgctcctgctcccgcTCAAACTGCTGCGCCCGCTGGTCCTTCATGGGCGCCCTCTCCCTGGTGCTGCCGTGCCTACTCTGCTACCTGCCCGCCACCGGCTGCGTGAAGCTGGCCCAGCGCGGCTACGACCGCCTGCGCCGCCCTGGTTGTCGCTGCAAGCACACGAACAGCGTCATCTGCAAGGCAGCCGCCGGCGACGCCAAGGCCAGCAGACCGGACAAGTCTTTCTGA